The Xenopus tropicalis strain Nigerian chromosome 7, UCB_Xtro_10.0, whole genome shotgun sequence genome includes a region encoding these proteins:
- the LOC100493999 gene encoding uncharacterized protein LOC100493999 isoform X1, with the protein MQGKAKDYIGSSSIMKGASIKYIFLGALMVIFIGALAEGASVKKERKTKGKCQPGDKNCVENKALLSNTKLKTSKAQIISLPYDLPFDSELLSTDASGSGYETDVGSGGETDVSPVISSQRLQELKASNEKATNNQAPGKKRVNMKRFDKKNLNEILEI; encoded by the exons AAGACTACATCGGCAGCTCCAGCATCATGAAAGGTGCCTCTATCAAGTACATCTTCCTGGGAGCCTTAATGGTCATCTTTATTGGAGCTCTCGCTGAAG GTGCTTCTgtgaagaaagagagaaagactAAAGGGAAATGCCAACCAGGAGACAAAAACTGTGTGGAGAATAAGGCATTGTTGAGCAATACAAAGCTGAAGACATCTAAAGCACA GATTATATCTCTCCCATACGACCTTCCTTTTGACAGTGAATTACTTAGTACAGATGCGTCTGGGTCAGGCTATGAGACAGATGTAGGATCTGGTGGGGAAACTGATGTGAGTCCAGTAATTTCTTCTCAACGTTTACAAGAGCTGAAGGCGTCCAATGAGAAGGCAACTAACAACCAGGCGCCTGGAAAGAAAAGGGTTAACATGAAGAGATTTGACAAGAAGAATTTAAATGAAATCCTTGAGATTTAA
- the LOC100493999 gene encoding uncharacterized protein LOC100493999 isoform X2 codes for MKGASIKYIFLGALMVIFIGALAEGASVKKERKTKGKCQPGDKNCVENKALLSNTKLKTSKAQIISLPYDLPFDSELLSTDASGSGYETDVGSGGETDVSPVISSQRLQELKASNEKATNNQAPGKKRVNMKRFDKKNLNEILEI; via the exons ATGAAAGGTGCCTCTATCAAGTACATCTTCCTGGGAGCCTTAATGGTCATCTTTATTGGAGCTCTCGCTGAAG GTGCTTCTgtgaagaaagagagaaagactAAAGGGAAATGCCAACCAGGAGACAAAAACTGTGTGGAGAATAAGGCATTGTTGAGCAATACAAAGCTGAAGACATCTAAAGCACA GATTATATCTCTCCCATACGACCTTCCTTTTGACAGTGAATTACTTAGTACAGATGCGTCTGGGTCAGGCTATGAGACAGATGTAGGATCTGGTGGGGAAACTGATGTGAGTCCAGTAATTTCTTCTCAACGTTTACAAGAGCTGAAGGCGTCCAATGAGAAGGCAACTAACAACCAGGCGCCTGGAAAGAAAAGGGTTAACATGAAGAGATTTGACAAGAAGAATTTAAATGAAATCCTTGAGATTTAA